The genomic segment AACGGGTCGAAGTCGACCGGCGCCTGGTTGTCCGCGTCCGCGCCGTCCGGACCGCCACCCGGGATGCGTCGCCACTTCGTCGGCACGCTTCCTCCCTCGTTCCCGCACCCAGGACGGCAGGATCTCCACCGCCGTCACTGAGACGGTCGCGGGGAGCGACCAGTTCCGTGCGCAGAGTGCGCGACACCTCACGGACGAGGGACTAGTCCTCGGAGTGCACCGGGTTCAACACGCGGGAGAGGAACGTCTGCGTGCGTTCCTGCTGCGGGTTGCCGATCACCTGCTGCGGCGGCCCCTGCTCGACCACCACACCGCCGTCCATGAACAGCACGGTGTCGGCGACCTCGCGGGCGAACTGCATCTCGTGGGTGACGACCAGCATCGTCATGCCCTCGTCGGCGAGCTGGCGCATCACCTTGAGGACGTCGCCCACGAGCTCGGGGTCGAGTGCCGACGTCGGCTCGTCGAAGAGCATCACCGACGGCTCCATCGACAACGCCCGGGCGATGGCGACCCGCTGCTGCTGCCCGCCGGAGAGCTGCGCGGGCATCGACCCGGCCTTCTCCGCGAGCCCCACCTTGGCGAGGTTGTCCCTCGCGATGCGCTCGGCCTCCGCCTTGTCGCGCTTGAGCACCTTGCGCTGCGCCACGGTGAGGTTGTCCAGCACGGACAGGTGCCCGAACAGGTTGAAGCCCTGGAAGACCATGCCGATGCTGCGGCGGGCCCGGTCCAGGTCGCAGTCGGGGTCGGTCAGCTCGAACCCGTTCACCGTGACCGTGCCCGAGTTCGGCTCCTCCAGCAGGTTCACACAACGCAGCAGCGTCGACTTCCCCGAACCGGAAGGCCCGATGATGCACACGACCTCGCCCCGGCGCACCGACAGGTCGATGCCCTTCAACACCTGCAACCGGCCGAACGCCTTGTGCAGGTCCGAGACCTCGACGATCAGGTCACTCATCAGGCCGTCACCTCCAGCCCTCGCTCTTCCTTGCGGCCGCTGCGGCGCTCCAGGTAGCGCGACAGGTACCCCAGCGGCACCGTGATGATCAGGTAGCACAGGCCCGCGAGCAGGATCGGGGTCAGCGACCCGGTCGCGTTCAACCCCTCCCTGCCGAACTTCGCGAGTTCGTACTCGTCGCGAGCGAGGCCCAGCAGGTAGATGAGCGACGAGTCCTTCGTCAGCAGGATCAGCTCGTTGGTCAACGGCGGCAGGATGATCCGGAACGCCTGCGGGATCACCACCGTGATCGTGGTCCTGGTCTGCGACATGCCCAGTGAGCGCGCGGCCTCCACCTGGCCGTGCGGCACGGCCTGGATACCGGCGCGCAGCGTCTCGGCGATGTAAGCCGAGCCGACCAGCCCCAGCGCGATCGCGGCCGTCGAGTACATGTCGAACCGGATGTTGAACGCGAGCGGCACCCCGTAGCCCAGCGCGATGAACACCAGCAGCGCCGGGATGCCGCGGAAGAACTCGATGTACAGCGTCGCGAGCCAGCGGTACGGGCCCACCGACGACAGCTTCATGAGCGCCAGCACCATGCCGATGCCGAGCCCCAGCCCGAAGCCCAACGCCGTGTACACGATGGTGTTGACCAGGGCCTCGGTGAGGATCGCGGGGAACTGGCTCGACGCCGCCTCGACGTTGAAGAACGCGTTCTTGATCGTGCCCCAGTCCGCGAGCACCCCGATCAGCACGACGGCCAGGGCCAGCACCGCGTACTGGATCGCACGAACCATCCGGGCGCGTTGGCGCCGCGACATCGCCATGACGACAAACTCCTCGCTGGGCGTGGGTGAGGGCCCGAACGGTAATCGATCCGTATCGGGCCCTCACCACTGCCTTCGGTCTTTCGAAGCGGGCCGGTTACTTGGTTTCCGGCTTCTTACCGAACCACTTCTCGTAGATCTCGTCGTAGCGGCCGTCCTGCTTCGCGGCGTCGAGCACCTCGTTCACCTTGGCGAGCAGCGCACCGTTGCCCTTGCGGACGGCGATGCCGTACTCCTCGCCGGTCTCGAACTCGGTGGTGACCTCGACGTCCGGGTTGCTCTTGACGAAGTCGTAGAGCACGGAGTTGTCGTTGATGCCCGCGTCGATCTGGCCGGTCTTCACCGCCGTCTCCAGCAGCGCGAGGTCCTCGAACTGGCGGGTGGTGTAGCCGAACTCCTCCTTGTGCTCCTCGGCGTACTGCTCACCGGTCGTGCCGAGCTGCACACCGAGGACCTTGCCCTTGAGGTCGGCGAGGTCGGTGATGTCGGAGCCCTTCTTCACCAACAGCGCCTGGTTGGCGTCGTAGTAGCCCTCCGAGAAGTCCATGACCTTCGCGCGGACGTCGTTGATGGTCATGGCCGCCGCGGCGAGGTCGCACTGGCCGGTGTCGAGAGCGGCCCCGGACTCGATGCTCTCGAACGACACGTCCGAGATCTCCTGCTTGACCCCGAGGTCCTCGGCCACGAGGTCGACCAGGTCGACGTCGAAGCCGACGGTCTTGCCGTCCTCGGTGTACTGGAACGGCTTGTAGGGCAGGTGCGTGCACGTCGTCAACGCGCCCTCTCGCATCAGGGTGATCTCGCCACCGGCCTCGGTGTCGCCGCCGGTGTTGACCTCCTCCGCGCAGCTCGCCGCGGTGACGGCGAGGGCAAGGGCGGGCAACAAAGTCAACGCCCTGGTGAGTCGACGCGCCACGATGTCACTCCTCGTATATCCATACCGGCCAGTTCATGCATCCTGCCACCTGGATGCGCTAATGCGCAGCATCGCCTTCGTTACAGACCTGTTGCAACGCGAGTCAGCTCGTGGCGTGAGCGTCCAACACGGTGGCCACCGTCTCGGTGACCCGCTGCGCGTGGTCGAGGTGCAACCACTCGTCGGGCACGTGGGCGTTCGAGTCCGGCCCGAGCGCACCCGTGACCACGAACTGCGCCTCCGGGTACTTCTCGCCGAGCAGTCCCATGAACGGGATCGACCCGCCGAGGCCGACGTTGCCCCATGGCTTGCCGAAGATCCGGTCGCTGGCGTGCTCCAGGGCCTTCGTCAGCCACGGAGCCGGTTCGGGCGCGTTCCAGCCGTCGGCGGCCTCGACGCCGGAGAGCTCCACGGTCGCGTCGTACGGGACGTCGGTGGTGAGCGCCTTGGTGATCGCGTCGAGCGCGGCCTGCGAGTCCGCGGTCGGGGGAAGCCGGAAGCTGAGCGCCAGCGTGGTGCTCGTCCGCAGCACGTTGCCCGCCTCGGCGGGATCGGGCATCCCGGACGCCCCGATGATCGACAGGCTCGGCCGCCAGGTGTTGTTGAGCAGCAACTCCACCTCGTCGTCCACCACCGGCTTGGTGGAGGCGTGCCACGGCGTCGTGCCGAGGATCGAGCCGGGAACGGCCTCGATGGTCTCCCTGGCCTCGGCGACGCGGTTGGCCGGGATCTCGACGTTGCACTCGGCGAGCCTGATCTCGCCGGTCTCGGAGTTCTCCAGCCGGTCGAGCAACGTGCGGAGCACCCGGAACGAGCTGGGCACGATCCCGCTGGCCATGCCCGAGTGCTGGGCGGTGTCGAGCACCCGCACCGTCACATGGACCTGCGCCAGCCCGCGCAGGCTCGTGGTCAACCACAGCCGCTCGTAGTCGTTGCCGCCCGAGTCGAGGCACACCACGAGCGACACCTCGCCGAGCCGGTCGGAGAGGTGGTCGAGGTAGGCGGGCAGGTCGGGGCTGCCCGACTCCTCACCGGTCTCCAGCAGCACCACGATGCGCGCGTGGGAGCCGCCCGCCTCGCGCACCGCCGCGAGAGCGGTCGCCGCCGCGTAGCCCGCGTAGCCGTCGTCGGCGGAGCCCCGCCCGTAGAGCCGACCGTCCCGCACCACCGGAGTCCACGGGCCCAGCCCCTCGGACCAGCCGCCCAGCGGGGGCTGCTTGTCGAGGTGCCCGTACATCAGGACGGTGCCCTTGTCCTGCGCGCCCTCGGTGGCGGGGACGTCGAGGAGGAGCACCGGGCTGCGGCCGGGCAGGCGCACGACGTCGACGGTCGCGCCGGGGAGGTCGCGCTCGACGAACCACGCCCGGACGTGCTCCACGGCCGCGTCGAGGTGTCCGGTCTCGGCCCAGTCCGGGTCGAACGCGGGCGACAGCGCCGGAATCGAGACGAGCGTCGACAAGCTGGGCAGGACGTCGTCGGCCCACATCCGACGCACTGAGTTCTTCACGCTTTCCAGTTCCACGGAGCCCATCGTGCCACCTGCCCCCGACAGTGTCGTTGGTCACATTTCCGTGGTCTGGGTGGCGAGGCGGGCGACGGCGAGAGCCGCGTCCGCACCCTCTCGTGCACCACCACGGCGAGCGGGATGCCACTGGTCCCGTCGTTGCTCGCGAATGCGACTTTCGGCTGTTGCAACGTCGGTCTTCCGAGCATTTCCGCAGTTCAGAACGCTGACACCCACAACGAATCGGCTTCGGGGGCTCTCCACAACGGCCGTTTCCGTGCCAGGATGAGCGCGTGAACCGTCACCGCCGACGGTCATCCAGCGCTGCGGACCCAGTTGCGCACCCCGGTGGCCGGCGGCGCGTCGCACGCCGCCACAAGCGGTCGTGCGGCACGACACCAAGGAGATGCGATGTCGTCCCCAGAACAGTGGACGCGCCCGCAATCTGGCGCCGGATCGGCCGCGACAGCGGCGCAGCCGTCCCCGGAGCAGGTGATAGCGGGCTTGCGTGCGACCACCGAAGGCGGAGCTGAGTTGACTCAGCTCCTCAACCCCGAAGGCGAGCGCCTGCCGTCGGCGCAGTTCGACCCGTACGTCGCCGACATCGATGACGAGGCCTTGCGCGGGCTGTACCGCGACATGGTGCTCGTTCGGCGGGCCGACCGCGAGTCCAACGCCATGCAGCGGCAAGGCCAGCTGGGCATCTGGGTGCCGCTGCTCGGCCAGGAGGCCGCCCAGGTCGGGTCCGGCCGGGCGCTGAAGCCGCAGGACATGGCGTTTCCCAGCTACCGCGAGCACGGCGTCGCCTACACCCGCGGTGTGGACTTCAAGGACCTGCTGGGCATCTTCCGCTGCACCGACCACAGCAGCTGGGACTTCCAGCGGCACCGGTTCCACCCGTACACCATCGTGATCGGCAACCAGGTACTGAACGCCGCCGGCTACGCGATGGGGCAGAAGTTCGAGGGCAAGGTCGGCGACGATCCCGACGCCGAGGCCACGATCTGCTACTTCGGTGACGGCGCCACCAGCCAGGGCGACGTCCACGAGGGTTTCGTGTGGGCCGCCGTGTACGACGCGCCGCTGGTGTTCTTCTGCCAGAACAACCAGTGGGCCATCTCCGAACCCACCGAACGCCAGTCGCGGTTGCCGCTCTACCAGCGGGCCCGCGGTTACGGCTTCCCCGGCATCCGCGTCGACGGCAACGACGTGCTCGGCTGCCTGGCGGTGACCCGCTGGGCGCTGGACGAGTGCCGCAGGGGCAACGGCCCGGTACTGATCGAGGCCTTCACCTACCGCATGGACGCCCACACCACCACCGACGACCCGACGCGCTACCGCCTGTCGGACGAGGTGGAGACGTGGAAGCTCAAGGACCCGATCGAGCGCGTCCGCGTGTACCTGTCGCGCACGGGCGGCGCCGACGCGGCGTTCTTCGACGAGGTCGAGGCCGAGGCCGACCGCTTCGCCGCCGAGCTGCGCGACTACTGCTTCAACATGCCCGACCCGCCACCCGAGCGGATCTTCTCCGCCGTCTACGCGGAGCCGTCGCCGCAGCTGGAGGCCCAGCGCGAGGAGTACCTGTCCTACCTTGCCGGCTTCGCCGACGGAGGTGATCGTTGATGGCCGCGCCCACTCAGCCCGTGAACTCCGCCGAGGCCACCACGGACGGGAGAAACCCCGCCGTGCAGAAGCTCACCATCGGCAAGGCTCTGAACGCCGGCCTGCGCGCCGCGATGGAAGCCGACGACAAGGTCGTCGTGATGGGCGAGGACGTCGGCAAGCTCGGCGGCGTCTTCCGCATCACCGACGGCCTTCAGAAGGACTTCGGCGAGCACCGCGTGCTGGACACGCCGCTGGCCGAGTCCGGCATCATCGGCACCGCCGTGGGCCTCGCCGTACGGGGCTTCCGGCCCGTGTGCGAGATCCAGTTCGAGGGCTTCATCTTCCCCGGCTTCGACCAGATTTCGAGCCAGCTCGCCAAGCTGCACTACCGCACCCAGGGCGCCATCAAGATGCCCGTCGTGATCCGGGTGCCGTTCGGCGGCGGTATCGGTGCGGTGGAACACCACTCGGAGTCGCCGGAGTCGCTGTTCTCGCACATCCCGGGCCTGAAGGTCGTGTCGTGCTCCAACGCGGTGGACGCCTACTGGATGATCCAGCAGGCCATCCAGTGCGACGACCCGGTGTTGCTGTTCGAGCCGAAGAAGCTCTACCACTCCGGTGCGCTCAAGGAACCGGTCGACCCGACGGCCACACCCGACCCGCTGTTCGCCTCCCGCACCCTGCGACAGGGCACGGCGGCCACCCTGGTGGCCTACGGCCCGTCCGTGCAGGTATGCCTCGCGGCGGCCGACGCGGCGGCCGAGGAGGGCACGTCGCTGGAGGTCATCGACCTGCGGGCCCTGTCGCCGCTCGACCTGGAGCCGGTGTTCGAGTCGGTGCGCCGCACCGGGCGACTGATCGCCGTGAGCGAGGCGTCGAGCGAGTCGTCGCTGACCTCCGAGATCGCCGCCCGCGTGCAGCAGGAGTGCTTCTACTCGCTGGAGGCACCGGTGCTGCGGGTGACCGGCTTCGACACGCCGTACCCGCCGGCGAAGCTGGAGGAGCACTTCCTGCCCGACCTGGACCGGGTGCTCCACACCGTCGACCGCGCACTGGCCTGGTGAGGGGGAGCGCATGCCCGAGTACAAGCAGTTTCCCCTCGCCGACACCGCGGAGGGCCTGACCGAGGCCGAGATCCTCGACTGGAAGGTCAAGCCCGGTGACGAGGTGACCGTCAACCAGATCGTCGTGGAGATCGAGACGGCGAAGGCGGCCGTCGAGCTGCCGATCCCGTGGGCCGGTGTGGTGACCGAGCTCCTGGTCGAGCCGGGCCAGACCGTCGAGGTGGGCACGCCCATCCTCACGGTCGACGTCGACCCGCACGGCACGGCGAGCGGATCCGCTCCGGCGGCCACGGCGGCCGGTGAGGCGAACGGTGACGAGGAGGAGATGAAGCCCCTCGTCGGCTACGGCTCCAAGGCGTCGTCGG from the Saccharomonospora azurea NA-128 genome contains:
- a CDS encoding M20/M25/M40 family metallo-hydrolase; protein product: MGSVELESVKNSVRRMWADDVLPSLSTLVSIPALSPAFDPDWAETGHLDAAVEHVRAWFVERDLPGATVDVVRLPGRSPVLLLDVPATEGAQDKGTVLMYGHLDKQPPLGGWSEGLGPWTPVVRDGRLYGRGSADDGYAGYAAATALAAVREAGGSHARIVVLLETGEESGSPDLPAYLDHLSDRLGEVSLVVCLDSGGNDYERLWLTTSLRGLAQVHVTVRVLDTAQHSGMASGIVPSSFRVLRTLLDRLENSETGEIRLAECNVEIPANRVAEARETIEAVPGSILGTTPWHASTKPVVDDEVELLLNNTWRPSLSIIGASGMPDPAEAGNVLRTSTTLALSFRLPPTADSQAALDAITKALTTDVPYDATVELSGVEAADGWNAPEPAPWLTKALEHASDRIFGKPWGNVGLGGSIPFMGLLGEKYPEAQFVVTGALGPDSNAHVPDEWLHLDHAQRVTETVATVLDAHATS
- a CDS encoding amino acid ABC transporter ATP-binding protein, with protein sequence MSDLIVEVSDLHKAFGRLQVLKGIDLSVRRGEVVCIIGPSGSGKSTLLRCVNLLEEPNSGTVTVNGFELTDPDCDLDRARRSIGMVFQGFNLFGHLSVLDNLTVAQRKVLKRDKAEAERIARDNLAKVGLAEKAGSMPAQLSGGQQQRVAIARALSMEPSVMLFDEPTSALDPELVGDVLKVMRQLADEGMTMLVVTHEMQFAREVADTVLFMDGGVVVEQGPPQQVIGNPQQERTQTFLSRVLNPVHSED
- a CDS encoding basic amino acid ABC transporter substrate-binding protein, whose amino-acid sequence is MARRLTRALTLLPALALAVTAASCAEEVNTGGDTEAGGEITLMREGALTTCTHLPYKPFQYTEDGKTVGFDVDLVDLVAEDLGVKQEISDVSFESIESGAALDTGQCDLAAAAMTINDVRAKVMDFSEGYYDANQALLVKKGSDITDLADLKGKVLGVQLGTTGEQYAEEHKEEFGYTTRQFEDLALLETAVKTGQIDAGINDNSVLYDFVKSNPDVEVTTEFETGEEYGIAVRKGNGALLAKVNEVLDAAKQDGRYDEIYEKWFGKKPETK
- the pdhA gene encoding pyruvate dehydrogenase (acetyl-transferring) E1 component subunit alpha — translated: MSSPEQWTRPQSGAGSAATAAQPSPEQVIAGLRATTEGGAELTQLLNPEGERLPSAQFDPYVADIDDEALRGLYRDMVLVRRADRESNAMQRQGQLGIWVPLLGQEAAQVGSGRALKPQDMAFPSYREHGVAYTRGVDFKDLLGIFRCTDHSSWDFQRHRFHPYTIVIGNQVLNAAGYAMGQKFEGKVGDDPDAEATICYFGDGATSQGDVHEGFVWAAVYDAPLVFFCQNNQWAISEPTERQSRLPLYQRARGYGFPGIRVDGNDVLGCLAVTRWALDECRRGNGPVLIEAFTYRMDAHTTTDDPTRYRLSDEVETWKLKDPIERVRVYLSRTGGADAAFFDEVEAEADRFAAELRDYCFNMPDPPPERIFSAVYAEPSPQLEAQREEYLSYLAGFADGGDR
- a CDS encoding alpha-ketoacid dehydrogenase subunit beta — protein: MAAPTQPVNSAEATTDGRNPAVQKLTIGKALNAGLRAAMEADDKVVVMGEDVGKLGGVFRITDGLQKDFGEHRVLDTPLAESGIIGTAVGLAVRGFRPVCEIQFEGFIFPGFDQISSQLAKLHYRTQGAIKMPVVIRVPFGGGIGAVEHHSESPESLFSHIPGLKVVSCSNAVDAYWMIQQAIQCDDPVLLFEPKKLYHSGALKEPVDPTATPDPLFASRTLRQGTAATLVAYGPSVQVCLAAADAAAEEGTSLEVIDLRALSPLDLEPVFESVRRTGRLIAVSEASSESSLTSEIAARVQQECFYSLEAPVLRVTGFDTPYPPAKLEEHFLPDLDRVLHTVDRALAW
- a CDS encoding amino acid ABC transporter permease; this encodes MAMSRRQRARMVRAIQYAVLALAVVLIGVLADWGTIKNAFFNVEAASSQFPAILTEALVNTIVYTALGFGLGLGIGMVLALMKLSSVGPYRWLATLYIEFFRGIPALLVFIALGYGVPLAFNIRFDMYSTAAIALGLVGSAYIAETLRAGIQAVPHGQVEAARSLGMSQTRTTITVVIPQAFRIILPPLTNELILLTKDSSLIYLLGLARDEYELAKFGREGLNATGSLTPILLAGLCYLIITVPLGYLSRYLERRSGRKEERGLEVTA